The following are from one region of the Hemibagrus wyckioides isolate EC202008001 linkage group LG24, SWU_Hwy_1.0, whole genome shotgun sequence genome:
- the LOC131344996 gene encoding putative gustatory receptor clone PTE03: MDTNATYLNLVGHVELDKYKYVYFSLSLIVYLLIICCNVLVIFVICTNKHLHEPMYIFVAALLLNALLGVAGFYPKLLMDFLSESQIVSFNACVFQAYWLYTYGMSEFNLLSAMAYDRYVSICKPLQYTTLVKMSTVKKLLFFCWFVPCCENTMGIILIYQLKMCRFKLNRVYCNNFAIVKLSCGDISANNSYGLFLLSITVFPPLFFVFFSYVKILSVCLRNSKDFRRKALQTCLPHLLIFTSFTVTSCFEVINSRLEGKMPHIITMIMSVENLVIPPLLNPIIYGLKLKEIFNRIKGCFGKRTHIFLSYSI; the protein is encoded by the coding sequence ATGGATACTAATGCTACATATTTAAATTTGGTTGGACATGTAGAATTGGATAAGtacaaatatgtttatttttcactcaGCCTAATTGTCTACTTATTAATTATTTGCTGTAATGTTCTGGTCATTTTTGTCATATGCACAAACAAACATCTGCATGAGCCCATGTATATATTTGTTGCTGCTTTACTCTTGAATGCTCTTCTTGGAGTGGCTGGTTTTTACCCCAAACTGCTGATGGATTTTTTATCTGAAAGTCAAATAGTCTCTTTTAATGCCTGTGTCTTTCAGGCCTATTGGCTTTACACTTATGGCATGTCAGAGTTCAACCTATTATCAGCTATGGCTTATGATCGATATGTGTCTATCTGTAAACCATTACAATATACAACTCTTGTTAAAATGTCCACTGTGAAAAAactcttatttttttgttggtttgtgcCTTGCTGTGAAAATACTATGGGAATTATTTTAATCTATCAGCTTAAGATGTGTAGGTTTAAACTAAACAGAGTTTATTGCAATAATTTTGCAATTGTTAAACTGAGTTGTGGAGACATTTCTGCAAACAATTCTTATGGACTTTTCCTTTTAAGCATTACTGTTTTTCCTccattgttttttgtgtttttctcatATGTTAAAATACTTTCTGTATGTTTAAGGAACTCTAAAGATTTCAGAAGAAAAGCTCTACAGACCTGTTTACCACATCTTTTAATTTTCACGAGTTTTACTGTGACTTCATGTTTTGAAGTTATAAACAGTAGATTAGAAGGAAAAATGCCACACATTATTACCATGATCATGTCAGTGGAAAATCTGGTTATTCCTCCTCTGTTAAATCCCATTATATATGGACTGAAACTGAAGGAAATTTTTAATCGGATTAAGGGATGTTTTGGGAAAAGAACACATATCTTTTTAAGCTATTCTATTTAG
- the LOC131345367 gene encoding putative gustatory receptor clone PTE03, which produces MEVTNVSYLILDGHVDLENYRYVYFLITLTAYISTIVFNTVVIFVIFMNKHLHEPMYIFIAALLCNALFGVTALYPKLLIDLLSEKQITSYHGCLFQALFVYWYASSEFALLSAMAYDRYVSICKPLHYATLVKMSTVRKLIFLSWFLPCCELGVALILVYHLQLCKFKLNRIYCDSYSILKLSCKEISAINSYGLFVFSIAVFPPVTFIIYSYIRILSVCLKNSKDFRRKALQTCLPHLFIFINFYVNICFEIINNRLESNQIPHIIAIILSVEYLLIPPLFNPIIYGLKLQEILKSIRRLIVWKKRTGGFF; this is translated from the coding sequence atgGAAGTCACCAATGTTTCATATTTAATACTAGATGGACACGTGGATTTGGAGAACTAcagatatgtttattttttaattactcTTACTGCGTACATATCGACCATAGTATTTAATACTGTTGTCATTTTTGTAATATTCATGAACAAACACCTCCATGAGCCCATGTACATTTTCATTGCTGCTTTGCTTTGTAACGCTCTCTTTGGAGTGACGGCTCTTTATCCTAAACTGCTCATTGATTTACTGTCTGAAAAACAAATCACTTCTTACCATGGGTGTTTATTTCaggctttatttgtttattggtATGCTTCATCAGAGTTTGCATTGTTATCAGCTATGGCCTATGACAGATATGTGTCCATCTGTAAACCATTACATTATGCAACTCTTGTAAAAATGTCCACTGTCAGAAAACTCATATTTTTATCATGGTTTTTGCCTTGTTGTGAACTTGGTGTAGCGTTGATATTAGTATATCATCTTCAGCTTTGTAAATTCAAACTGAACAGAATATATTGTGATAGTTACTCAATTCTTAAATTAAGTTGTAAAGAAATATCTGCAATCAACTCCTATGGACTTTTTGTTTTCAGCATTGCTGTGTTTCCTCCAGTGACATTTATAATCTACTCGTACATCAGGatactctctgtgtgtttgaagaatTCTAAAGATTTTAGAAGAAAAGCCTTACAGACCTGTTTACCAcatcttttcattttcatcaattTCTATGTCAACATTTGTTTTGAAATTATAAACAACAGACtagaatcaaatcaaattccTCACATTATTGCCATAATCCTGTCAGTTGAATATTTACTTATTCCTCCTTTATTCAATCCCATAATATATGGATTAAAACTGCAGGAGATTTTAAAAAGCATCAGGAGGTTGATTGTATGGAAAAAGAGGACTGGAGGTTTTTTTTAG
- the LOC131345304 gene encoding olfactory receptor 10J4-like encodes MDYSNVSYLTLEGHVELEKYRYVYFVMVLTIYLLITCFNSLVIFVIFTNKHLHKPMYIFIAALLCNALFGTTAFYPKLLTDFLSESQIVSYEACTFQSFFIYTYATSEFTLLSAMAYDRYVSICKPLQYATIMKMSTVRKLLFCSWCVPCFENSISLTLTFQIKLCRYKLNRIYCNNSSVVKLSCGDISVRNSYGFFIFVIAVFPPVIFVIYSYVRILHVCLQSSKDFRRKALQTCFPHLFIFISYTVTSCFEVINNRLESNQIPHIFTMIMSVENLVIPPLFNPIIYGLKMQKIFNGIKKLIWKVIQM; translated from the coding sequence ATGGATTATTCTAATGTTTCATATTTAACTCTGGAGGGCCATGTGGAGCTGGAGAAATACAGAtatgtttattttgtaatgGTTCTCACAATTTACCTCTTGATTACTTGCTTTAACAGTCTTGTCATTTTTGTCATattcacaaacaaacacctTCATAAGCCCATGTACATTTTCATTGCTGCTTTGCTCTGTAATGCTCTCTTTGGAACAACTGCATTTTATCCTAAACTGCTCACTGATTTTTTGTCTGAAAGTCAAATTGTCTCATATGAAGCATGtacatttcagtcattttttatttacacatatgCCACATCAGAATTCACCCTGTTATCAGCTATGGCCTATGACAGATATGTGTCCATCTGTAAACCATTACAGTATGCTACAATTATGAAAATGTCCACTGTCCGAAAACTCTTATTTTGCTCTTGGTGTGTGCCTTGCTTTGAAAATAGTATatcactgacattaacatttcAGATTAAACTTTGTAGATACAAGTTAAATAGAATATACTGCAATAATTCTTCAGTTGTTAAATTAAGTTGCGGAGACATATCTGTAAGAAACTCATAtggatttttcatttttgtcattGCTGTATTTCCACCAGTGATCTTTGTGATCTACTCGTATGTTCGAATACTTCATGTCTGTCTTCAAAGTTCAAAAGATTTCCGAAGAAAAGCTCTACAAACCTGTTTCCCACATCTATTTATATTCATCAGTTATACAGTTACCTCATGCTTTGAAGTTATTAATAACAGACtagaatcaaatcaaattccTCACATTTTCACCATGATCATGTCAGTGGAAAATCTGGTTATTCCACCTCTATTCAATCCTATAATATATGGACTGAAAATGCAGAAAATTTTTAATGGTATCAAAAAACTGATTTGGAAAGTAATACAAATGTGA